The genomic window GAACAATGACTAGGCACAACACTAAATTTGTATGCATTTACTATAATGATATAGTGCTAATTAACCTAAATTAGAATCATTCCTTTACCTCTTTCCTGGATTCACTTGAGGTTAAAGTGTGTATAAATCATTATTAATCATTTTCCTATCAGTtagaaaacaaacatatattGATTTTCCcttcttcagaattttctttatctCAAACTTTGAGTAGCCTAAGTTCTAAGTAACTGATTATTGTGGAAACACTAaatttaaatctgaaaaatataacttgaaaattaactttaattcactaatatattatttaaactgTTATTAGCAAACTAAAGTAGATTTCCCCTGGGTGTTTATTTGATTATTCAATTACCAAATACAGAGATTGAATGCTATATGGCAGTGGATAAGATAGGAAAAGCTCTGTTGTAAAAAACACACTATTAGAAGTCATATTCACAATTCTcccaaatcttttctttaaaataaggtacaaataaagaaaagtagcACAAAAGTAtaaaaggacacacacacacatataccttcTTACAGGcttgtaaaattttaagaaatacactGATGGCACAACAggtttcattaaataaatagttttactgTTTTGGTGTTCAGTAAACAGTAttgataatatataataacaaGCACTTTAATGTTATAACAATATACATCTAAAGTCCTTCaaacctttatttattatttattattgttatgaaCCTCAGTTAGTTTCACCTTCTTGAAAACACTGTTATCTTGCTGACCATATCTTTGAAGGCTATTTTCACTTGCTTGTTTCTTAGGGTATAGATGAAAGGGTTCAACAGAGGAGCAACTGAGGTATTTAAGACAGCCACTCCCTTATTAAAAGTTTCTGCATCCTCAACAGAAGGATTTATGTACATAAAGATACAACTTCCATAAGAAAGTGAGACCACAATCATGTGAGAGAAACACgtagaaaaagctttttttctttgttgaaccGAAGGGATTCTCAGAATTGTCCTGATTATGTACATGTAGGAAAGAACCACTAATACCAAGGTGAAGAGGAGAGTGATTCCAACAGAGATAAACTCTATCACTTCTATGAAATGGGTGTCTGAACAGGACAGATGCAACAACACAGTATAGTCACAGCAATAATGATTGATGACATTGGATGCACAGAAAGGCAGCTGGAGAGTCAATACATGTGGCACAATGACAACCAAAAAACCAGAGAACCAGGAACACAGGATGAGTTGAATGCAGAGTCTCCTGCTCATTATGGTTGTATAATGTAGGGGTTTACAAATGGCAACGTAGCGATCATAGGACATGGCAGCTAAAAGATAAAATTCAGTTGCTCCCAGAAGAATAGCAAAAAAGTACTGAGTGAAACAACCAGCAAAGGAGATAGTCTTATCTCCAGTTCCAATATTGACTAGCATTTTGGGGACAAAGACAGAGGTAAAAGatatttccaaaacagaaaaattccGGAGGAAGAAATACATAGGAGTCTGGAGTCGATAATCCAGCAGGGTCAGAATGATGATGGTCAAATTTCCCATGATGCTTAAGACGTAAGTTAgcagcagaaaaaggaaaagcacagCTTGAAGTTCAGCATCATTTGTCAGTCCAAGGAGAATGAATTCTACCACTGATGTCTGGTTTCTCATCACTAACTTCAGACAAATtaagacagaaaataataatgacatgAAGTGATTAACACATttccttattttactttataattaaCAAAGGCCTTGCTTCTTAGGAACATTTTCAATTGCTCTCaccatatttttcattaatttatcttttccttcctaatcttttattttgtttttcctctaagTTATTATGAATACATGTGCATActctgtatatgtgtatatatattatatgtcataTGCATATAgacaaatctaaaataaatttagagggtagattttatttgattaaatAGATTTCTTAAATCAGCCTTTTAACTCTCAATTTATtagcaaataaagtaaatataaattaaggTATGAACTAcagaattaaaattgaaattggttgttttcttctttttgttcttttatatttttttcttctttcaatttttttcatttagaataatAATTCTGTGCACCTACAGAAGGTCTAAACTtagaattatttctctttttttatgattcTAAAATCTATGTTAGCAATTTTGTGCAGTTGCTATCTTATTGCACTACAGTATATGTTATTTAAAAGGACACTGACAAGGAGCACCATCTGGTGTTAACTTTAACCGCAGCTTCCTTTGCTTCCCCGCAAAGACCTTTGGCCAAGACTTCTCCATCGTGAAGACTGAAAGGGTCCGGTGATACTCTGACAGCAGCCCCATTATTCCATGGAGGTAGCGGAAGGAGCTTAGGCTGCCTTCGATTCTCCCACACTATGCAAACTGCAAATGGTTCTGAAATTAGAACATATACTGCTATAATAAAAAACTTAGGGACATGGAGAGTCAGCTAGAATAGAGGAAAGGAAAGTCCTAGGTGGGTAGGGAAGTAGGGCAGCCCATTGAAGAGCCAAGCTGCTTTGTCCAATACCTGTGTGCTTTAATTAAACAAACTCAGGCTGCCAACAGCATAGACCTGCTCTATTCACCTTCCAAATCAGAACAGGACCAACAAGCTCAGGCTTGCGTTTTCTACTATGCACAGTAGATGAGCTTCTGCTGGTGAGGAGAAGCTCACAAGCAGGATCTCTACTCCTGCACAATATGATGCAGGCACACAACATGCCCAGCAGCTGAATAGCTGCAAATGCCAGGGCTGCCCAGATAATAGGCATCATGACTTCTAGTAACCTCTTCACAACTAGAGCCCCACATCCCTTAGCACAGAGGTCAGAGGGGTGGGCCAGACTGTCATTACAGCTGCTGGGCCTCTCCGCTGCAGCTACGAAGGACACTCTGGTTTTTGGTCTCTTTGAACCAG from Mustela lutreola isolate mMusLut2 chromosome 8, mMusLut2.pri, whole genome shotgun sequence includes these protein-coding regions:
- the LOC131837891 gene encoding olfactory receptor 2AP1-like; the encoded protein is MRNQTSVVEFILLGLTNDAELQAVLFLFLLLTYVLSIMGNLTIIILTLLDYRLQTPMYFFLRNFSVLEISFTSVFVPKMLVNIGTGDKTISFAGCFTQYFFAILLGATEFYLLAAMSYDRYVAICKPLHYTTIMSRRLCIQLILCSWFSGFLVVIVPHVLTLQLPFCASNVINHYCCDYTVLLHLSCSDTHFIEVIEFISVGITLLFTLVLVVLSYMYIIRTILRIPSVQQRKKAFSTCFSHMIVVSLSYGSCIFMYINPSVEDAETFNKGVAVLNTSVAPLLNPFIYTLRNKQVKIAFKDMVSKITVFSRR